A stretch of Rhodoferax potami DNA encodes these proteins:
- the tsaB gene encoding tRNA (adenosine(37)-N6)-threonylcarbamoyltransferase complex dimerization subunit type 1 TsaB, translated as MNLLALDTGTEFLSIALRTDGPHGSRVVEHQSAGGAKASTDLIAAVLQMLADAGVRLADLDAICFGSGPGSFTGLRTACSVVQGLAFGAGVPVLPVDSLLVVAEDARFRALPDVPVLQVTALLDARMDEMYAARYRFENGQWQTLSASALLRPEDWAASPADDAPHVVAGNVFTVYADRLSPASLQAAQVVPALPLAAAMLRVAPALLAQGLAVDAALAMPSYIRDKVAKTTAEREAEKAAALAAAVP; from the coding sequence ATGAACCTGTTGGCCCTAGATACCGGAACCGAATTTCTCTCGATCGCCCTGCGCACCGACGGGCCCCATGGCTCGCGTGTCGTCGAGCATCAGAGCGCCGGGGGGGCCAAGGCATCGACCGATTTGATTGCGGCCGTATTGCAGATGCTGGCAGACGCTGGGGTGCGCTTGGCAGACCTGGACGCCATTTGCTTTGGCAGCGGCCCGGGCTCGTTTACCGGTTTGCGCACCGCTTGCTCGGTGGTGCAGGGCTTGGCCTTCGGGGCAGGGGTGCCGGTGTTGCCGGTGGACTCGCTGTTGGTTGTTGCCGAAGACGCGCGGTTTCGTGCCCTGCCGGACGTGCCGGTGCTGCAAGTGACCGCCCTGTTGGATGCCCGCATGGACGAGATGTATGCCGCCCGTTATCGTTTTGAAAACGGCCAGTGGCAGACCTTGAGCGCCAGTGCCCTACTGCGGCCCGAGGACTGGGCTGCCAGCCCCGCGGACGACGCGCCCCATGTCGTCGCGGGCAATGTATTTACGGTATATGCCGATCGCCTGTCTCCTGCATCGCTGCAGGCTGCTCAGGTCGTGCCGGCCTTGCCTTTGGCTGCCGCCATGTTGCGTGTGGCACCTGCCTTGCTCGCCCAGGGTCTGGCCGTGGATGCTGCTTTGGCCATGCCCAGCTACATCCGCGACAAAGTCGCCAAAACCACTGCCGAGCGGGAGGCTGAAAAAGCCGCTGCCCTTGCGGCCGCTGTGCCATGA
- a CDS encoding uracil-DNA glycosylase has product MTLQLDERQRAMLLEMGVRVWLPGTAFAVQADNDPAPVAPTRAAVASPVLRAPQPAPVVPKAPAAAPEALPVQPSDLATLDWNGLADTAAACTACGLCAGRKFGTLQPAAQTQADWMVVGDPPEEEEDAAAQAFTGAPGQLLDNMLQAVGASRTGSGPQGAYATNVVKCRPPHGRNPAPADLAECAQFLQREVELVRPKVIFAVGRFAIQTLLSEHGALATQPLGKLRGMVYRYRGIPVVVSYHPKLLLRNSADKAKAWADLCLAMDSVTPS; this is encoded by the coding sequence ATGACATTGCAACTCGACGAGCGCCAACGCGCCATGCTGCTGGAAATGGGCGTTCGCGTCTGGTTGCCAGGCACCGCCTTCGCAGTCCAGGCAGATAACGACCCGGCACCCGTAGCGCCCACCCGTGCGGCGGTGGCCAGCCCGGTGCTCCGTGCGCCGCAGCCCGCACCGGTAGTGCCCAAGGCCCCTGCAGCCGCCCCGGAGGCGTTGCCGGTGCAACCTTCGGACTTGGCCACGCTGGACTGGAATGGCTTGGCAGACACTGCCGCGGCCTGCACCGCCTGCGGCTTGTGCGCGGGCCGCAAATTCGGCACCCTGCAACCAGCCGCCCAAACCCAGGCCGATTGGATGGTGGTGGGGGATCCGCCGGAAGAGGAGGAAGACGCCGCCGCCCAAGCCTTCACCGGTGCACCCGGGCAACTGCTCGACAACATGCTGCAAGCCGTGGGAGCAAGCCGCACCGGCAGCGGGCCGCAAGGCGCCTATGCCACCAATGTGGTGAAGTGCCGCCCGCCGCATGGCCGCAACCCCGCGCCTGCCGACCTGGCGGAGTGCGCGCAGTTCCTGCAGCGCGAGGTGGAGCTGGTCCGGCCGAAAGTGATTTTTGCGGTAGGCCGCTTCGCTATTCAGACGCTGTTGTCCGAGCATGGCGCGCTGGCCACCCAACCCTTGGGCAAGCTGCGCGGCATGGTGTACCGCTACCGCGGCATTCCGGTGGTGGTGAGTTACCACCCCAAGCTGTTGCTGCGCAATAGCGCGGACAAAGCCAAAGCCTGGGCCGACTTGTGCCTGGCCATGGACAGCGTCACCCCTTCTTAA
- the rimI gene encoding ribosomal protein S18-alanine N-acetyltransferase translates to MSPYRAVPAADVVHEATFEPMLADSLDRVLQVEQRTYAHPWSRANFIDALHSGYQAQMITGRGELLGYFVAMKGVDEVHLLNITVAPEYQGQGWARVMLDALGVWARGQGAQWLWLEVRVHNARAIQVYEAHGFRRVGMRKAYYPADRGQREDAIVMSLALEH, encoded by the coding sequence ATGAGCCCCTATCGCGCGGTGCCCGCAGCAGACGTAGTCCACGAAGCCACGTTCGAGCCCATGCTCGCGGATTCGCTGGACCGGGTGCTTCAGGTGGAGCAACGCACCTACGCCCACCCCTGGAGTCGTGCCAACTTTATTGATGCCCTGCACAGTGGCTACCAGGCCCAGATGATCACTGGCCGCGGCGAGTTGTTGGGTTACTTTGTGGCCATGAAAGGGGTGGACGAAGTGCACTTGCTCAACATCACGGTCGCCCCCGAATACCAAGGCCAGGGCTGGGCCCGCGTCATGCTCGATGCCTTGGGCGTCTGGGCCCGCGGGCAAGGCGCACAGTGGCTCTGGCTGGAGGTGCGGGTGCATAACGCACGCGCCATCCAGGTCTACGAGGCGCATGGCTTTCGCCGCGTGGGCATGCGCAAAGCCTATTACCCCGCAGACCGCGGGCAGCGCGAAGACGCCATTGTCATGAGCCTGGCACTGGAGCACTGA
- the pyrF gene encoding orotidine-5'-phosphate decarboxylase, whose translation MTFIEQLRTAERENGSLLCVGLDPEPAKFPTHWRGDASKIYDFCAAIVDATADLVNSFKPQIAYFAAHGAEAQLEKLMEHMRRTAPGVPVILDAKRGDIGSTAEQYAKEAFERYGADAVTLSPFMGFDSVAPYLKYRGKGAFLLCRTSNPGGDDFQPQRLLDVPGQPRLYEHIAALAQGPWNLNGQLGLVVGATYPAEIERVRALAPTVPLLIPGVGAQGGDAVATVKAGWKSVNGETTAPIAVNSSRAILYASAGMDFASAARAEAIRTRATLQQAAAA comes from the coding sequence ATGACATTTATTGAACAATTGCGCACTGCCGAGCGCGAAAACGGCTCGTTGTTGTGCGTGGGGCTGGACCCGGAGCCGGCCAAATTTCCGACCCATTGGCGCGGAGACGCCAGCAAGATTTACGACTTTTGCGCGGCCATCGTCGACGCCACGGCGGATCTGGTGAACTCGTTCAAGCCGCAGATTGCCTACTTTGCCGCCCATGGAGCCGAGGCCCAACTCGAAAAGCTGATGGAGCACATGCGCCGTACCGCGCCGGGCGTGCCGGTCATTCTGGATGCCAAGCGCGGCGACATCGGCAGCACCGCAGAACAGTACGCCAAAGAGGCGTTTGAGCGCTACGGCGCCGATGCGGTCACCCTTTCGCCCTTCATGGGTTTTGACTCGGTCGCTCCGTATTTGAAGTACCGCGGCAAAGGCGCGTTCCTGTTGTGCCGCACCTCCAACCCCGGGGGCGACGATTTCCAGCCGCAGCGCTTGCTGGATGTGCCCGGGCAGCCACGGCTGTATGAACACATTGCAGCCCTCGCACAAGGGCCATGGAACCTCAACGGCCAGTTAGGGCTGGTGGTCGGAGCGACCTATCCAGCGGAGATCGAGCGGGTGCGGGCATTGGCGCCCACGGTTCCCCTGCTGATTCCCGGGGTCGGCGCTCAGGGCGGCGATGCGGTCGCCACCGTCAAGGCCGGTTGGAAGTCGGTGAACGGCGAGACGACCGCGCCGATCGCGGTGAACTCTTCCCGTGCGATTTTGTATGCGTCTGCGGGTATGGACTTTGCGTCTGCTGCCCGGGCAGAAGCAATCCGGACCCGCGCAACCTTGCAGCAGGCGGCGGCTGCTTAG
- the dacB gene encoding D-alanyl-D-alanine carboxypeptidase/D-alanyl-D-alanine endopeptidase: MLFSRSLSRSACAALAVWALHAAVSAQALPPEVDAALARAKVPRDAVSFLVTDAQGGATPRLAHRSTSPMNPASTMKLVTTIAALDLLGPAYTWTTPVYLDGTVQNGVLNGSLYLKGQGDPKLVMERLWLLMRRVQGMGIKTIAGDIVLDRSALDVPEPDPAKFDGEPLRPYNVAPDAMLLNFKSVVMTFTPDRSANLAYVQYDPPLAGVSLPATVALNTTAAECGDYRGALKADFSDPLRVRFGGNYPAACGEKVWPVAYADPKAYAVRTVQGLWESMGGRVLGSVRTGSVPAALLAGKPALMTQSASLAEVIRDINKYSNNVMAQQVFLTLGRVAGTAQGLPVDTVADVNLPPGSFAASRTLVQRWWKDRIGTDDAPVLDNGSGLSRQERISAQAMGRLLQATFTAPFMPELMSSLPITGVDGTLKRIKTRTSGTAHLKTGTLNGVVTLAGYVHAVSGKRYVLVAFINHPNANEARPALDALVDWAGRDQ; this comes from the coding sequence ATGTTGTTCTCCCGCTCACTTTCCCGCTCCGCCTGTGCCGCCCTCGCCGTGTGGGCCCTGCACGCCGCCGTCTCGGCCCAAGCCCTGCCCCCCGAAGTCGATGCAGCGCTGGCCCGCGCCAAAGTACCGCGCGATGCAGTGTCTTTCCTCGTGACCGATGCCCAAGGCGGCGCAACACCGCGTTTGGCCCACCGCAGCACCAGCCCCATGAACCCGGCGTCCACCATGAAACTGGTGACCACCATTGCCGCCCTCGACCTGCTGGGGCCCGCTTACACCTGGACCACGCCGGTGTACCTCGATGGAACGGTACAAAACGGCGTGCTCAATGGCAGCCTCTACCTCAAGGGCCAGGGCGACCCCAAGCTGGTGATGGAGCGACTGTGGCTGCTGATGCGCCGGGTGCAGGGCATGGGCATCAAGACCATTGCCGGCGACATCGTGCTCGACCGCAGCGCACTCGACGTGCCCGAGCCCGACCCGGCCAAGTTCGATGGTGAGCCCCTGCGCCCCTACAACGTGGCCCCCGATGCGATGCTGCTCAACTTCAAGTCGGTGGTGATGACATTCACCCCGGACCGCAGCGCCAACCTCGCCTATGTGCAGTACGACCCACCCCTGGCCGGAGTGAGCCTGCCCGCCACCGTAGCGCTCAACACCACCGCCGCCGAATGCGGGGACTACCGCGGCGCTCTCAAGGCCGATTTTTCAGACCCCTTGCGCGTCCGCTTTGGCGGCAACTACCCCGCGGCGTGCGGTGAAAAAGTCTGGCCTGTCGCCTACGCCGACCCTAAAGCCTATGCCGTACGCACCGTGCAAGGCCTGTGGGAGAGCATGGGGGGCCGGGTGCTGGGCAGCGTGCGCACTGGCAGCGTGCCAGCAGCCCTGTTGGCCGGCAAACCGGCACTGATGACCCAGTCCGCGTCGCTGGCGGAGGTGATTCGCGACATCAACAAATACAGCAACAACGTGATGGCCCAGCAGGTGTTTTTGACGCTGGGCCGCGTGGCAGGCACCGCCCAAGGGTTGCCGGTCGACACAGTGGCGGACGTCAACCTGCCACCGGGCAGCTTTGCCGCCAGCCGCACGCTGGTGCAACGCTGGTGGAAAGACCGGATCGGCACCGACGACGCCCCAGTGCTGGACAACGGCTCCGGCCTCTCCCGCCAGGAGCGCATCAGCGCGCAAGCCATGGGCCGGCTGTTGCAAGCCACGTTCACCGCCCCCTTTATGCCGGAGTTGATGTCATCCCTACCGATCACGGGGGTCGATGGCACGCTCAAGCGCATCAAGACCCGCACCAGCGGCACCGCTCACCTGAAAACCGGCACCCTCAACGGCGTGGTCACCTTGGCGGGCTATGTGCATGCGGTGAGTGGCAAGCGCTATGTGCTGGTTGCCTTTATCAACCACCCCAACGCCAATGAGGCCCGCCCTGCGCTGGACGCCTTGGTGGACTGGGCCGGGCGGGATCAGTAA